Proteins encoded by one window of Canis lupus dingo isolate Sandy chromosome 22, ASM325472v2, whole genome shotgun sequence:
- the LOC112655887 gene encoding LOW QUALITY PROTEIN: non-POU domain-containing octamer-binding protein-like (The sequence of the model RefSeq protein was modified relative to this genomic sequence to represent the inferred CDS: inserted 3 bases in 2 codons) produces MQSNKTFNLEKRNHTPRKHHQHHHQQHHQQHHQQQPPPPPIPANGQQASSQNEGLTIDLKNFRKPGEKTFTQHSRLFVGNLPPDITEEGMRKLFEKYGKAGEVFIHKDKGFGFVRLETRTLAEITKVELDNMPLRGKQLRVHFACPSASLTVRNLPQYVSNELLEEAFSVFGQVEKAVVIVDDRGRPSGKGIVEFSGKPAARKALDRCREGSCLLTTFPRPVTVEPMDQLDDEEGLPEKLVIKNQQFHXEREQPPRFAQPGSLEYEYAMRWEALIEMEKQQQDQVDRNITEAREKLEMEMEAARHEHQVMLMRQHLMRRQEKLRRMEELHNQEVQKRKQLELRQEERRRQEEEMRRQQEEMMQRQQEGFKGTFPDAREQEIRMGXMGGAMGINNRGAMPPAPVPAGTPAPPGPATMMPDGTLGLTPPTTERFGQAATMEGIGAIGGTPPAFNRAAPGAEFAPNKRRRY; encoded by the exons ATGCAGAGCAATAAAACCTTTAACTTGGAGAAGCGAAACCATACTCCAAGGAAGCATCATCAGcatcaccaccagcagcaccaccagcagcaccaccagcagcagccacCACCGCCACCAATACCTGCAAATGGGCAACAAGCCAGCAGCCAAAATGAAGGCTTGACTATTGACCTGAAGAATTTTAGGAAACCAGGAGAGAAGACCTTCACCCAACATAGCCGGCTCTTTGTGGGCAATCTTCCTCCTGATATCACTGAAGAGGGGATGAGGAAACTATTTGAGAAATATGGGAAAGCAGGCGAAGTCTTCATTCATAAGGATAAGGGCTTTGGCTTTGTCCGCTTGGAAACACGAACCTTAGCGGAGATTACCAAAGTAGAATTGGACAACATGCCACTTCGTGGAAAGCAGCTGCGTGTGCACTTTGCCTGCCCTAGTGCATCCCTTACAGTCCGAAACCTTCCTCAGTATGTTTCCAATGAACTGCTGGAGGAAGCCTTTTCCGTGTTTGGCCAGGTGGAGAAGGCTGTAGTCATCGTGGATGATCGAGGAAGGCCCTCAGGAAAAGGCATTGTTGAATTCTCAGGGAAGCCAGCTGCTCGGAAAGCTCTGGACAGGTGCAGGGAAGGCTCCTGCCTGCTAACCACATTTCCTCGGCCTGTGACTGTGGAGCCCATGGACCAGTTGGATGATGAAGAGGGACTTCCAGAGAAACTGGTTATAAAGAATCAGCAATTTC AAGAGCGAGAGCAGCCACCCAGATTTGCACAGCCTGGCTCCCTTGAGTATGAGTATGCCATGCGCTGGGAGGCACTGATtgagatggagaagcagcagcaggaccaAGTGGACCGCAACATCACGGAAGCTCGTGAGAagctggagatggagatggaggctGCTCGCCATGAGCACCAGGTCATGCTAATGAGACAGCATTTGATGAGGCGTCAAGAAAAACTTAGGAGGATGGAAGAGCTGCACAACCAAGAAGTGCAAAAACGAAAGCAACTGGAGCTCAGGCAAGAGGAGCGCAGGCGTCAAGAGGAAGAGATGCGGCGGCAACAGGAAGAAATGATGCAGCGACAGCAGGAAGGATTCAAGGGAACATTCCCTGATGCGAGAGAACAGGAGATACGGATGGG TATGGGAGGTGCTATGGGCATAAACAATAGAGGTGCCATGCCCCCTGCTCCAGTGCCAGCTGGTACCCCAGCTCCTCCAGGACCTGCCACTATGATGCCAGATGGAACCTTGGGATTGACCCCACCAACAACTGAACGCTTTGGCCAGGCTGCTACAATGGAAGGAATTGGGGCAATTGGTGGAACCCCTCCTGCATTCAACCGTGCAGCTCCTGGAGCTGAATTTGCTCCAAACAAACGTCGCCGatactaa